AGGCAAAGGTCGCTATGTGTTCGGATGTCGCTTTACTGCAGATGGTTGGAAGATTAACAAACTTCAATTTAATTTCGAGAGCGAAAAAGGCAAACGGGATATTCTTCAAAAAGCTCGGGAGCTGGTAGATAAAAAAGGAAAATGCAATATGAACGAGTGAGCCACACCTGCTTTGATTGACCAACATTCCTCGACAAAAAATGAAAAAGGCTTCTGCATACAAAATGCGGAAGCCTTTTTTTGTGCTTTCTGAGACACAATGTCTTTGTCGAAAGAGTGTTGACGAAATGTTGAAATCAATCTAACCAAATGAATAAATCAAATGAATGAATCAAGTGAATGAATTAATTTTAAGGATGAAGATATGTCTGCAAAAGTGTGGAAGGAACGAAAAGTTCGAAAAACACCAGAAGAAACTCGCCAGTCTCTACTGGGTGCAGGGCTTATGCTGTTTGGTCGGGATGGATATAAAAATGTGACAACTAGAGCTTTGGCTGAAGAAGCCGGAGTGAATCAGGCTGCCATTCCGTATCATTTTGGCGGCAAGAAAGAACTCTACATCGCTGTGGCAGAAAGCATTGTGGAAGATGTTTCGAAGCAGTTTGGTTCCATGGTGGAAATGTTGAATAAAGATCTACACACAGCAAATGGCGACAAGAAGGCAATTGCAGAAACACTTACTGCCTTTATTAATATCTTTTTGAATACGGTTCTGGGCAACGATGTGAATGAGCTGCGGTTCCAGTTTATCAATCAGGAATATCTGCGCCCGAGTGATGGGTTCACTATCATTTATGAACGAGTGATTCAGCATGTGCATAAATTTCTCACAGCATTGGTATCTACATGCTTCTCGCTGCCGGAAGAATCCGAAGAAGCCAAGCTGCGGGCAAACTCCCTAGCGGGTCTGATGCTCATTTATCTGTTTGGTCGTCCTGTAGTGCTGAAACGAACAGGGTGGGATGAATACACCCCGCAAAATATTGCTAAGATAAACACAGCGGTAACAGAAATGGCGTTGAACATGCTGTGTCTGAACAGTGCTCTGAAGGATTAATATCATGCGGTTGCTCGACATTGTGAAGACGAGAAAGCTGGTAGTGGTGCCAGTTCTGCTCATTGGTGTACTGGTTTTTGTGGGCATGGTTAAGACAAAAAAAGCACCACAAAGAGTGCCGCCGCAGGAGCGAGTGCAGGTTGTACGCACTCTTACTGTTCCGGCGGTGAGTGTTGTGCCGCGTGCTCTGGGCTATGGCTATGTGCAGCCGGGGCAGGTGTGGGACGCTGTTGCTGAAACGAGTGGCAAGATTGTAGCTGTGCATCCGGCGCTGAAGAAAGGTAACATTATCGGCAAGGGTGAAGTGCTGTTACGTATAGATCCTGTTGAACAAGGAAATGCGCGGCAGCGTGACGAAGCCAATGTACAGGATGTTCTCGCGCAGATTCGCAGACTGGATCAAACCGAAAAAGATACCCAACGCAAGTTGAAAATTGAGCAAGACAAGCTGAAACTGAGTCGTAGTGAGCTTGATCGTAATTCTATCTTGTTTGCAAACAATGTAATTTCTAAATCAGAACAGGACACGGTCGAACACAATTACCTGACACAGAGTAATGCTGTGCAGAATTACTCTTCTACCTTGAACACTATTCCTGCGGAACGCCAACAGTTACGTGCGCGTCTTTCATCAGCTCGTTCGCAGGTGGCAGATGCAAAACACGACGAAGCAAAGACTGTTATTCGTGCTCCGTTTGACTGCCGTGTTGCGGACGAGAAAGTGGAAATTGGTCAAGCAGTAAAAACAGGGGAGCTGCTGGCAACGCTGGATAG
The Halodesulfovibrio sp. MK-HDV genome window above contains:
- a CDS encoding CerR family C-terminal domain-containing protein is translated as MSAKVWKERKVRKTPEETRQSLLGAGLMLFGRDGYKNVTTRALAEEAGVNQAAIPYHFGGKKELYIAVAESIVEDVSKQFGSMVEMLNKDLHTANGDKKAIAETLTAFINIFLNTVLGNDVNELRFQFINQEYLRPSDGFTIIYERVIQHVHKFLTALVSTCFSLPEESEEAKLRANSLAGLMLIYLFGRPVVLKRTGWDEYTPQNIAKINTAVTEMALNMLCLNSALKD
- a CDS encoding efflux RND transporter periplasmic adaptor subunit — translated: MRLLDIVKTRKLVVVPVLLIGVLVFVGMVKTKKAPQRVPPQERVQVVRTLTVPAVSVVPRALGYGYVQPGQVWDAVAETSGKIVAVHPALKKGNIIGKGEVLLRIDPVEQGNARQRDEANVQDVLAQIRRLDQTEKDTQRKLKIEQDKLKLSRSELDRNSILFANNVISKSEQDTVEHNYLTQSNAVQNYSSTLNTIPAERQQLRARLSSARSQVADAKHDEAKTVIRAPFDCRVADEKVEIGQAVKTGELLATLDSMGRSEALAQVPLYLFKNVVPRGERPNFDDGKSTEVVRDFVKLDAIIRLKLPDSIVEWTGKVVRLSDAVDTATRTIGIYVAVDDPYLKAEGGKRPPLLKNIYAEVELRGAPRPNTVIVPRSAVHDKTVYVVDTQNRLRLRTVVTHSPQSGFVSISSGIKAGDVIVLSDVVPAIDGMLLKTVDDAKALQRLVAEATGEGSVK